A genomic segment from Capra hircus breed San Clemente chromosome 15, ASM170441v1, whole genome shotgun sequence encodes:
- the UPK2 gene encoding uroplakin-2, which translates to MASPRPVRTLSWILILLAVLAPGAAADFNISSLSGLLSPVMTESLLVALPPCHLTGGNATLTVRRANDSKVVRSSFVVPLCRGRRELVSVVDSGSGFTVTQLSAYQVTNLAPGTKYYVSYLVTKGASTESSREIPMSTLPRRKAESIGLAMARTGGMVVITVLLSVAMFLLVLVLIIALVLGARK; encoded by the exons ATGGCATCTCCGCGGCCTGTGAGGACCTTGTCTTGGATCCTGATTCTGCTGGCTGTCCTGGCCCCAGGGGCTGCAG CTGACTTCAACATCTCAAGCCTCTCTGGTCTGCTGTCCCCAGTGATGACGGAAAGCCTGCTAGTTGCCTTGCCTCCGTGTCACCTCACAGGGGGCAACGCCACACTGACTGTCCGGAGAGCCAATGACAGCAAAG TGGTGAGATCTAGCTTCGTGGTGCCTCTGTGCCGCGGACGCAGGGAGCTGGTGAGCGTGGTGGACAGCGGGTCTGGCTTCACAGTCACCCAGCTCAGTGCATACCAGGTGACAAACCTGGCACCAGGAACCAAATACTA CGTTTCCTACCTCGTGACAAAGGGGGCATCCACCGAATCCAGCAGAGAAATCCCAATGTCCACACTTCCTC GAAGGAAGGCAGAATCCATTGGGCTGGCGATGGCCCGGACAGGGGGCATGGTGGTCATCACAGTGCTGCTCTCAGTCGCCATGTTCCTGCTGGTtctggtcttgatcattgccctAGTACTGGGCGCCCGAAAGTGA